Proteins encoded within one genomic window of Solibaculum mannosilyticum:
- the recD2 gene encoding SF1B family DNA helicase RecD2 — protein MDQWTEMEQLQRIQGVVDSVTFRNEQSGWTVLELAIEFGQLATVVGVMPEVYAGEQLSAEGSWGEHPSFGPQFEAKTIERSLPNSASTILRYLSSGAIKGIGPATASRLVGKFGDKTLEVLEKQPERLSEIKGISPTKARIIAEDYARKFGVREATVYLAQFGVTVQEAAKAWKKWGSRTIEQVKSDPYSLCGDPVNLGFERADEIATQMGMEKDDLSRMRAGVLYVLRHNLNNGHTCLPREKVCEVSSHCLDVDKDATDYTIQKMLEDGELESEQLESGEFLYLPYLHKAESYVAGRLQMMMEFAPNPCANVEENIQEVERQEGMQYGNLQRQAIYDALLQGILILTGGPGTGKTTTINAMIQLLEKNGEKVALAAPTGRAAKRISEVTNREAKTIHRLLEVEWTPNDRPVFGRNERNPLDYDSIIVDELSMVDIVLFENLLRAMRLGCRLILVGDADQLPSVGAGNVLHDLIASGKLPVVSLEEVFRQAQSSLIVTNAHRIIHGEMPELSSHSGDFFFLDTSAPDQISKTIVDLCTTRLPAAYGYSPQLDLQVLCPGKKGPLGTFQLNQVLQGSLNPSSKEKKEASVYGQLFREGDKVMQIRNNYCITWERDDGTQGEGVFNGDVGTLVKIDTAAGLFTVRYEDRMADYTSEMLSDLQLAYAVTVHKSQGSEFPAVVMPMYPGAPQLCYRNLLYTAVTRAKSLIVMVGRRSVVQNMVFNHRKTKRYSGLRDLLCRDDGLLDSSTSEVHCCDPLESD, from the coding sequence ATGGATCAGTGGACTGAAATGGAGCAGCTCCAAAGGATACAGGGCGTTGTAGACAGTGTTACCTTCCGAAATGAACAGTCGGGGTGGACGGTACTGGAATTGGCCATAGAATTTGGCCAATTGGCTACTGTGGTAGGAGTGATGCCGGAGGTATACGCTGGAGAACAGCTATCAGCTGAAGGCAGCTGGGGAGAACATCCTTCCTTCGGTCCCCAATTCGAGGCGAAAACCATTGAACGTTCCCTGCCGAATTCCGCTTCAACCATCCTGCGGTACCTATCGTCAGGAGCCATCAAAGGCATTGGTCCGGCCACTGCATCCCGTTTGGTGGGCAAGTTTGGAGATAAGACTCTGGAAGTTTTGGAAAAACAACCGGAACGTCTCAGCGAGATCAAAGGTATTTCTCCCACCAAAGCCCGCATCATCGCGGAAGACTATGCGCGAAAATTTGGTGTACGGGAGGCTACTGTATATTTGGCACAGTTTGGAGTCACGGTACAGGAGGCGGCCAAGGCTTGGAAAAAGTGGGGCAGCCGAACCATCGAACAGGTCAAATCTGATCCCTATAGTTTGTGCGGCGATCCTGTTAACCTCGGGTTTGAACGAGCCGACGAAATTGCTACACAAATGGGCATGGAAAAAGACGATCTTTCCCGGATGCGAGCAGGTGTGCTGTATGTGCTGCGCCACAATTTGAACAACGGCCACACCTGCCTGCCGCGGGAGAAGGTATGCGAGGTATCCTCCCACTGTTTGGATGTGGACAAGGATGCAACTGATTATACCATCCAGAAAATGCTGGAGGATGGAGAATTGGAATCAGAACAGCTGGAATCCGGAGAATTCCTATATCTTCCATACTTGCATAAGGCGGAATCCTATGTGGCGGGACGTTTGCAGATGATGATGGAATTCGCTCCCAATCCTTGTGCCAATGTAGAAGAAAATATCCAGGAAGTCGAACGGCAGGAAGGTATGCAATACGGTAATCTGCAGCGCCAAGCCATCTACGACGCTCTCTTGCAGGGGATTCTGATCCTAACCGGCGGCCCTGGTACCGGAAAGACCACGACCATCAATGCCATGATCCAGCTTCTGGAGAAAAATGGAGAAAAAGTCGCTTTGGCAGCACCTACCGGCCGGGCGGCAAAACGCATCTCGGAAGTCACCAACCGGGAAGCTAAAACCATCCATCGGCTGCTGGAAGTGGAGTGGACCCCTAATGACCGTCCGGTTTTCGGCCGCAATGAGCGAAACCCCTTGGATTATGATTCGATCATTGTGGACGAGCTCTCTATGGTGGACATTGTGTTGTTTGAAAACCTGCTGCGTGCTATGAGACTAGGATGCCGGTTAATCCTGGTGGGGGATGCCGATCAGCTCCCTTCGGTAGGCGCCGGCAATGTACTCCATGACTTGATCGCATCCGGTAAACTGCCGGTAGTATCCTTGGAAGAGGTATTTCGTCAGGCCCAGAGCAGCCTTATCGTTACGAACGCCCATCGCATTATCCACGGTGAAATGCCGGAACTTTCCAGCCATTCCGGGGATTTTTTCTTTTTGGATACTTCTGCTCCGGATCAAATCAGCAAGACGATTGTGGATCTTTGTACCACCCGGCTCCCAGCCGCTTACGGATATTCCCCTCAGCTGGATTTACAGGTGTTGTGTCCCGGGAAAAAAGGACCGCTGGGGACCTTTCAGCTCAACCAGGTTCTGCAAGGCTCCCTCAACCCTTCCTCCAAGGAGAAAAAAGAAGCGTCGGTTTACGGTCAGCTTTTCCGCGAAGGGGATAAGGTAATGCAAATCCGCAATAATTATTGTATCACCTGGGAACGGGATGACGGTACCCAGGGGGAAGGTGTTTTTAATGGAGATGTGGGAACCCTAGTAAAAATAGATACGGCTGCCGGGCTGTTTACCGTGCGGTATGAAGACCGGATGGCAGATTATACATCGGAAATGCTCAGTGATCTTCAGCTGGCTTATGCGGTTACGGTGCATAAAAGCCAAGGCAGTGAATTCCCTGCTGTGGTCATGCCCATGTATCCGGGTGCACCGCAGCTCTGTTACCGCAATCTGCTTTACACGGCGGTCACTCGGGCAAAATCCTTGATTGTGATGGTAGGACGTCGGAGCGTCGTGCAGAATATGGTATTCAATCATCGCAAAACCAAACGGTATTCCGGCCTGCGCGATCTGCTTTGCCGTGACGACGGTTTACTCGATTCATCCACCTCGGAGGTGCACTGTTGTGATCCATTGGAATCGGATTAA
- the cysK gene encoding cysteine synthase A gives MSNIYTSADQLIGKTPLLELTHLEKKYGLKARLIAKLEYFNPAGSVKDRIAKAMIDDAEQKGLLKPDSVIIEPTSGNTGIGLASVAAAKGYRIIIVMPETMSVERRQIMKAYGAELVLTPGAQGMKGAIAKADELAKEIPGSFIPGQFVNPANPAVHKATTGPEIWEDTDGKVDIFVAGVGTGGTVTGVGEYLKGKNPEIRVVAVEPADSPVLTKGTAGPHKIQGIGAGFVPEVLDTKVYDQVITVENEDAFALGREIGKTEGVLVGISSGAAVWAAIQLGKRPENQGKNIVVLLPDTGDRYLSTPMFAE, from the coding sequence ATGAGCAACATTTATACATCTGCGGATCAATTGATCGGAAAGACCCCTCTTTTGGAACTGACTCATCTGGAAAAGAAATACGGTTTAAAGGCCAGGCTGATTGCTAAATTAGAATACTTTAATCCCGCAGGTTCGGTCAAAGATCGAATCGCGAAAGCCATGATTGACGACGCCGAACAAAAGGGATTGCTAAAGCCCGATTCGGTGATCATTGAGCCGACCTCTGGGAATACTGGTATTGGTCTGGCATCGGTAGCGGCCGCCAAGGGATACCGTATTATCATCGTGATGCCGGAAACCATGTCGGTGGAACGGCGTCAGATTATGAAAGCTTACGGAGCGGAACTTGTGCTTACCCCGGGTGCACAAGGAATGAAAGGCGCCATTGCTAAGGCGGATGAATTGGCAAAAGAGATTCCAGGAAGCTTTATTCCTGGCCAGTTTGTCAATCCCGCCAACCCTGCTGTTCATAAAGCCACTACAGGCCCGGAGATCTGGGAGGATACCGACGGTAAGGTGGATATTTTTGTGGCCGGTGTAGGGACCGGTGGAACAGTCACTGGTGTAGGAGAATACCTTAAGGGAAAGAATCCTGAGATTCGAGTCGTAGCAGTAGAGCCAGCAGACTCCCCCGTGCTCACCAAAGGTACGGCAGGTCCGCATAAAATTCAAGGGATCGGGGCAGGTTTTGTACCGGAAGTGCTTGATACCAAGGTTTACGATCAAGTCATCACGGTGGAGAACGAAGATGCATTTGCTTTGGGGAGAGAGATTGGAAAAACAGAAGGTGTCCTGGTCGGCATTTCTTCGGGCGCTGCAGTATGGGCAGCCATTCAACTCGGCAAACGCCCGGAGAACCAAGGAAAAAACATCGTGGTTTTGCTGCCTGATACAGGAGACCGGTATTTATCCACCCCCATGTTTGCAGAATAA
- a CDS encoding RrF2 family transcriptional regulator gives MLISTKGRYALRVMIDLAEHNREEYIPLKEIAKRQDISEKYLESIIKILTKAELLVGLRGKGGGYKLTKSPDQYTVGSILRLTEGSLAPVACLERQPNRCPRAAQCKALSVWQKLDTMINNYFDSITIADLVDCPEGGNEFVI, from the coding sequence ATGTTGATTTCAACCAAGGGACGTTATGCCCTACGTGTGATGATCGACTTAGCGGAACACAATAGAGAAGAATATATCCCGTTAAAAGAAATAGCGAAGCGTCAGGATATATCGGAAAAATATTTGGAGAGCATTATCAAAATCTTGACCAAAGCAGAACTTCTAGTCGGTCTACGCGGCAAAGGGGGAGGGTATAAGTTGACGAAATCCCCAGACCAATATACTGTAGGCAGTATATTAAGGCTGACAGAGGGAAGCCTAGCTCCAGTAGCGTGTTTGGAACGCCAGCCCAACAGATGTCCACGTGCAGCTCAGTGCAAAGCGTTGTCTGTATGGCAGAAGTTAGACACGATGATCAACAATTATTTTGATTCTATCACGATTGCTGATCTGGTGGATTGTCCGGAAGGCGGCAATGAATTTGTCATTTAG
- a CDS encoding TPM domain-containing protein, translating into MKKRILLLFLTTVLCIVCSIPVFADDALENIPIRTISEQTESPSSIPQQRLLPRLIDQADLLTDLEEDALLTQLNEISERQQCDVAVVTVLSLEGKTSSAYADDFYDYNGYGMGNNDDGILLLISMQDRDWAITTHGFAITAFTDQGQKYMVDRFKNDLSKGNYSNAFEEFATLCDQFITQAKAGEPYDSGNLPDKFLNIIVVVIVLLIGFASSSLIMLPMKKKLKNVHRQESATDYIKAGSVNITQASEHFLYHTISKTRRNNNSGSGSSGSSIHVSSSGRSHGGSSGKF; encoded by the coding sequence ATGAAAAAGAGGATTCTACTATTATTTCTAACGACAGTTCTTTGCATTGTATGTTCTATCCCGGTTTTTGCAGACGATGCACTTGAGAATATCCCCATCCGTACGATATCGGAACAGACGGAAAGTCCATCGTCTATCCCACAGCAACGATTGCTGCCCCGGCTTATCGACCAAGCTGATTTACTCACCGATTTGGAGGAAGATGCTCTTCTTACTCAGCTCAATGAAATCAGCGAACGTCAGCAATGTGATGTAGCAGTGGTTACTGTCCTCTCCTTGGAAGGAAAAACCTCTTCCGCCTATGCCGACGATTTTTATGACTACAATGGTTACGGTATGGGAAATAACGACGACGGAATTTTACTACTTATCAGTATGCAGGATCGAGACTGGGCTATCACTACCCATGGATTTGCTATTACCGCCTTTACCGACCAAGGTCAGAAATATATGGTCGATAGGTTTAAAAATGACTTGAGCAAAGGCAACTATAGCAATGCCTTTGAAGAGTTTGCAACCCTTTGTGATCAGTTTATCACTCAAGCTAAAGCAGGAGAACCCTACGATTCCGGAAATCTTCCTGATAAATTCCTAAATATTATTGTAGTAGTCATTGTTCTGCTTATCGGCTTTGCATCTTCCTCCCTGATTATGCTGCCGATGAAGAAAAAGCTGAAAAATGTACATAGACAGGAATCGGCTACCGACTATATCAAAGCAGGCAGTGTAAACATTACACAAGCGAGTGAACACTTCCTTTATCATACGATATCCAAAACGAGAAGGAACAACAATTCCGGAAGCGGATCCTCCGGTAGTTCTATTCATGTAAGCTCTTCTGGACGCAGTCATGGTGGTTCCAGTGGTAAGTTCTAA
- a CDS encoding SPFH domain-containing protein, with translation MGLIKAAIGSLGGTLADQWKEFFYCDSIDQDILVVKGQKRTSRRSSNTKASDNIISNGSGIAVADGQCMIIVEQGRIVEVCAEPGEYTYDTSTEPSIFSGNLSGGIENTFQTIGKRFTYGGDTGKDQRIYYFNTKEIIGNKFGTPNPIPFRVVDHNIGMDIDVSVRCNGVYSYRIVDPLLFYANVCGNVEDEYTRQEIDGQLKTEFISALQPAFAKISELEIRPNAIPGHVEELSEAMNESLTTKWSELRGLAVVSIAMNSVTLTEEDAEIIKQAQRTAIMRDPTMAAATLTSAQADAMKAAAANKNGAMTGFMGMGMASQAGGMNAQSLFQMGAAQQAARQASSGRDTWTCSCGAQNNGKFCAECGKPKSASARGWTCSCGTVNKGKFCSECGKPKPANSPLYRCDKCGWEPEDPQHPPKFCPECGDPFDQSDLQ, from the coding sequence ATGGGACTCATAAAAGCAGCAATCGGATCTTTGGGTGGGACATTGGCAGATCAGTGGAAAGAATTTTTTTATTGCGATTCCATCGATCAAGACATCCTGGTAGTAAAGGGTCAAAAACGTACCAGCAGACGTTCTTCCAACACCAAAGCAAGCGATAATATTATTTCCAATGGATCCGGCATCGCCGTGGCCGACGGACAGTGTATGATCATTGTGGAACAGGGAAGGATTGTCGAGGTATGTGCTGAACCTGGCGAATATACATATGATACTTCCACCGAACCCAGTATTTTTTCCGGTAATCTCAGCGGCGGCATTGAAAACACATTCCAGACCATTGGAAAGCGGTTTACCTATGGCGGAGATACCGGCAAGGACCAACGTATCTACTATTTTAATACAAAAGAGATCATCGGCAATAAATTTGGCACCCCAAATCCAATCCCGTTCCGGGTGGTGGATCACAACATTGGGATGGACATCGATGTGTCCGTACGCTGCAACGGTGTATACTCTTACCGCATCGTCGATCCTCTTCTGTTTTATGCCAATGTATGCGGCAATGTAGAGGATGAGTATACCCGGCAGGAAATCGATGGACAGTTAAAAACAGAATTTATCAGCGCATTACAGCCGGCATTTGCCAAGATTTCAGAGCTTGAGATTCGTCCCAATGCCATTCCCGGACATGTGGAAGAATTGTCGGAAGCCATGAATGAATCCCTCACCACAAAATGGAGCGAACTTCGCGGTCTTGCCGTAGTATCGATCGCCATGAATTCCGTAACACTGACCGAAGAGGATGCTGAGATCATCAAGCAAGCCCAACGCACCGCCATTATGCGGGATCCGACTATGGCAGCTGCAACTTTAACAAGCGCACAGGCCGATGCAATGAAAGCGGCCGCTGCCAATAAAAACGGCGCCATGACAGGTTTTATGGGAATGGGTATGGCTTCTCAGGCGGGAGGCATGAATGCGCAAAGTTTATTTCAAATGGGAGCCGCCCAGCAGGCTGCACGTCAAGCATCATCCGGCCGAGATACATGGACTTGTTCTTGCGGTGCACAAAACAACGGTAAATTCTGTGCAGAATGCGGCAAGCCAAAGTCAGCATCTGCAAGGGGTTGGACCTGTTCGTGCGGCACTGTGAACAAAGGAAAATTTTGTTCGGAATGCGGTAAACCCAAGCCGGCTAACTCGCCTCTTTATCGCTGTGACAAATGTGGTTGGGAACCGGAAGACCCACAGCATCCGCCTAAATTTTGTCCGGAGTGCGGCGATCCCTTTGATCAATCGGATCTTCAATAG
- a CDS encoding patatin-like phospholipase family protein yields MKIGVVDTGGGLRGIYASGVLDGCLDQGISFDVGIGVSAGSANLSSYFSGQKKRNYQFYTEYMMRKKYMSFSNFLFKKTYIDMDYVYGTLSNSDGENPLDYPAFAKNPAEFIVVATDANTGEVHYFNKNDISQDHYDILKASCAIPFVCKPYEVDGRPYYDGALGDPIPIEKAFAMGCDKVVLILTKPKDLLRTPEKDEKLAARIEKKYPFAARQMRLRASKYNEGVALAKKYEEQGILQIIAPDDTCGLDTLTRKPQAMKEFYEKGLYDSSIVMKFLK; encoded by the coding sequence ATGAAGATTGGAGTCGTTGATACTGGCGGAGGATTGCGGGGGATTTATGCCTCCGGCGTACTGGATGGCTGTCTTGACCAAGGGATTTCCTTTGATGTTGGCATTGGAGTCTCTGCTGGGAGCGCCAATCTTTCCTCTTATTTTTCAGGACAAAAAAAGCGAAATTATCAATTCTATACGGAATATATGATGCGGAAGAAATATATGAGTTTTAGCAACTTCCTTTTTAAAAAGACATACATTGATATGGATTATGTATATGGAACCCTTAGCAATTCAGATGGCGAAAATCCATTGGATTATCCGGCATTTGCCAAGAATCCAGCAGAATTTATCGTTGTGGCGACCGATGCCAATACGGGTGAAGTCCATTATTTTAACAAAAATGATATTTCCCAAGACCATTATGATATTCTAAAAGCATCCTGTGCCATCCCTTTTGTCTGCAAGCCTTACGAAGTAGACGGCAGGCCATATTATGACGGAGCTCTCGGCGATCCAATACCTATAGAAAAGGCCTTTGCAATGGGATGCGATAAAGTTGTCCTGATACTGACCAAACCTAAGGATTTGTTAAGGACACCGGAAAAGGATGAAAAACTCGCCGCAAGAATAGAAAAGAAATACCCTTTTGCCGCCAGACAAATGCGGTTGCGTGCCTCTAAGTATAATGAAGGCGTGGCATTGGCAAAGAAGTATGAAGAACAGGGAATTTTACAAATCATCGCTCCGGATGATACTTGCGGCTTGGATACTCTGACCCGTAAGCCACAGGCCATGAAAGAGTTTTATGAAAAAGGTTTGTATGATTCGAGTATAGTCATGAAATTTCTCAAGTAA
- a CDS encoding CorA family divalent cation transporter, whose translation MNWYAIQQTLVPMGAESPLENPSVVVLDSEELSQCPKLSGLEKVLCHTPAVRDAKVCKVEIRSNCITGTIVLPRTTKTGVRLACGYLLTSKQAILIDDTGVLQTHMKRLVKKKLFTGQSVGRFFYDILELLIDKDLYHLEEIEVQAEKLEDRILSGQLDEGSAAMTQLRKEAMAWFRYYSQLDEMACELQESENSFFSKEEKHLFHMFENRVNRLREESQLLREYCTQIQTMFQSEIDIRQNRIMKILTLVTTIFFPLSLLVGWYGMNFNGMPELSWEYGYPAVIVVSVFIVLVSLWICKKKKFW comes from the coding sequence ATGAATTGGTATGCAATCCAGCAAACTTTGGTGCCAATGGGGGCAGAATCCCCGCTAGAAAACCCGTCAGTGGTTGTGCTCGATTCTGAAGAGCTGTCCCAATGCCCCAAGCTGTCGGGACTGGAGAAAGTACTTTGCCATACTCCTGCCGTTCGTGATGCAAAAGTTTGTAAAGTAGAAATCCGTTCAAACTGCATTACTGGTACAATTGTCCTGCCCCGCACTACAAAAACAGGAGTCAGATTAGCCTGTGGGTATCTTCTAACCAGCAAACAGGCGATTTTAATAGATGATACTGGCGTACTTCAAACACATATGAAACGTCTGGTTAAGAAAAAACTTTTTACAGGGCAAAGTGTGGGGCGATTTTTCTATGATATTCTGGAGTTGCTGATCGATAAGGATCTCTATCATTTGGAAGAGATTGAGGTTCAGGCAGAGAAGCTGGAGGATCGGATATTATCCGGGCAGTTGGACGAGGGCAGTGCTGCTATGACGCAGCTGCGAAAAGAGGCTATGGCATGGTTTCGTTACTACTCACAGTTGGATGAAATGGCATGTGAACTGCAGGAGAGTGAAAACAGCTTTTTTTCGAAAGAAGAAAAACACCTGTTCCATATGTTTGAAAACCGGGTCAATCGTTTACGGGAAGAATCACAATTGCTGCGGGAATATTGTACCCAGATTCAGACAATGTTTCAATCTGAGATCGATATCCGTCAAAACCGAATTATGAAGATCCTTACACTGGTCACTACAATTTTCTTTCCCCTGTCGCTTTTGGTCGGGTGGTACGGTATGAATTTCAATGGCATGCCGGAACTTTCATGGGAATATGGATATCCAGCAGTCATAGTAGTCAGTGTATTTATTGTGCTTGTTAGCCTATGGATCTGTAAGAAGAAAAAGTTCTGGTAA
- the feoB gene encoding ferrous iron transport protein B, translating to MTLKDLPIGKTATVRMVGGEGALRQHFLDMGLIPTADVTMIKYAPMGDPVELRIHGYELTLRLADAEKIEIENVRDITEKTTSKKSKVDIAHPGLGEGGKYHTKADEHPLPDGTILTFALAGNQNCGKTTLFNQLTGSSQHVGNFPGVTVDRKDGAIRGHTDTLVTDLPGIYSMSPYSSEEIVTRQFVLDEHPKGIINIVDATNIERNLCLTMQLMELDIPMVLALNMMDEVRENGGSIRVNELEEMLGVPVIPISAAKNEGIQELIDHAIHVAKYQERPGRKDLCDANDHGGAVHRCLHSIMHLIEDHAKRENIPLRFAASKLAEGDPLIIKQLDLDQNEKEALEHIIRQMEAERGLDRAAAIADMRFAFIEKICRETVVKPKESKEHARSVKIDKILTGKYTAIPAFIAIMGIVFWLTFNVIGAGLSNLLDLGIGWLTQVTAAALESWHVNDVLRSLVIDGIFNGVGSVLSFLPIIVTLFFFLSILEDSGYMARVAFVMDKLLRKIGLSGRSIVPMLIGFGCTVPGVMASRTLPSERDRKMTILLTPFMSCSAKLPIYAFFTAAFFPKYGALVMIGLYFLGILMGIFMALIMRKTMFKGEAVPFVMELPNYRMPGAKNVAQLLWEKAKDFLQRAFTIIFIATIIIWFLQTFDMHLNVVTDSQNSILAVFSGLIAPMFAPLGFGDWRISTALITGFMAKESVVSTLSVLVGSTNNLLTIITPLAAGSLLVFCLLYTPCVAVISSVKRELGGKWAVGVAVGQCIIAWIAAFLVKLVGMAFGAI from the coding sequence GTGACTTTAAAGGATTTACCGATAGGGAAAACCGCTACAGTCCGTATGGTAGGAGGCGAAGGGGCCCTCAGACAGCATTTCCTAGATATGGGACTCATTCCAACAGCAGATGTTACCATGATCAAATACGCCCCTATGGGGGATCCTGTTGAACTCCGAATCCATGGCTATGAATTGACACTCCGGTTAGCCGATGCAGAAAAGATAGAAATTGAAAATGTGCGGGACATCACGGAAAAGACAACTAGTAAAAAGTCAAAAGTTGACATTGCCCATCCGGGATTGGGAGAGGGTGGCAAATATCATACCAAAGCCGACGAGCATCCGCTTCCGGACGGAACGATACTGACTTTTGCTTTGGCAGGAAATCAGAATTGCGGAAAAACGACGTTGTTTAATCAGCTGACCGGTTCCAGCCAGCATGTGGGAAACTTCCCCGGCGTGACAGTCGACCGGAAAGATGGTGCGATCCGTGGACATACGGATACCCTTGTAACGGATCTGCCGGGGATTTATTCTATGTCGCCATATTCCAGCGAGGAGATCGTAACAAGACAATTTGTGCTGGACGAACATCCAAAAGGGATTATCAACATTGTAGATGCGACAAACATTGAGAGAAATCTTTGTCTTACCATGCAGCTCATGGAGCTGGATATTCCTATGGTTCTGGCCCTCAATATGATGGATGAAGTCAGAGAGAATGGTGGATCTATTCGGGTCAATGAACTGGAAGAAATGCTTGGGGTACCTGTTATCCCCATTTCAGCAGCTAAAAATGAGGGGATCCAGGAACTGATCGATCATGCAATCCATGTAGCAAAATACCAGGAGAGACCAGGACGCAAGGACTTATGCGATGCCAACGATCACGGAGGAGCCGTACATAGATGTTTGCATAGCATTATGCACCTAATCGAGGACCATGCAAAAAGGGAAAATATCCCGTTGAGATTTGCAGCAAGTAAATTGGCGGAAGGTGATCCGTTAATCATAAAGCAGTTGGATCTGGATCAAAATGAGAAGGAAGCGCTGGAGCATATTATCCGCCAGATGGAGGCTGAGAGAGGCCTTGACCGGGCGGCAGCGATTGCTGACATGCGGTTTGCTTTTATTGAAAAGATATGCCGTGAGACGGTTGTGAAACCAAAAGAAAGCAAAGAGCATGCCAGGAGTGTGAAAATAGATAAGATCCTCACGGGAAAATATACAGCCATCCCTGCATTTATAGCCATTATGGGCATTGTATTCTGGCTGACTTTTAATGTAATTGGAGCGGGGCTTTCCAATCTTTTGGATCTGGGGATCGGCTGGCTTACTCAGGTAACCGCTGCAGCATTGGAATCGTGGCATGTTAATGATGTATTGCGTTCCTTAGTTATTGATGGTATTTTTAACGGCGTAGGAAGCGTATTGAGCTTTTTGCCGATTATCGTTACTCTCTTTTTCTTCCTTTCCATTTTAGAGGACAGCGGTTATATGGCCAGAGTGGCGTTTGTTATGGACAAACTTCTCAGGAAAATCGGACTTTCTGGACGGAGTATTGTTCCGATGTTGATCGGATTTGGCTGTACGGTACCAGGAGTCATGGCCAGCAGAACACTGCCGTCGGAGAGAGACCGTAAGATGACCATCCTTTTAACCCCTTTTATGAGCTGTTCTGCCAAGCTTCCGATCTATGCCTTTTTTACAGCGGCATTTTTTCCAAAATACGGTGCACTTGTCATGATCGGTTTATATTTTCTGGGGATTCTCATGGGGATCTTTATGGCGCTTATCATGAGAAAGACCATGTTTAAGGGAGAGGCAGTCCCGTTTGTAATGGAGCTGCCCAACTATCGGATGCCCGGAGCTAAAAACGTAGCACAGCTGCTTTGGGAAAAAGCAAAGGATTTCTTGCAGCGCGCTTTTACAATTATTTTTATTGCAACCATTATCATCTGGTTCTTACAGACCTTTGACATGCACCTGAATGTAGTGACAGATTCTCAAAACAGTATTCTTGCTGTGTTTTCCGGATTGATTGCACCAATGTTTGCACCGCTTGGTTTTGGGGACTGGAGGATTTCTACAGCACTGATTACAGGATTTATGGCGAAGGAAAGCGTAGTATCCACATTATCGGTTCTTGTTGGATCCACCAATAATCTTCTCACGATCATCACGCCATTGGCCGCTGGAAGCTTATTGGTTTTCTGCCTTCTTTATACGCCCTGTGTGGCGGTAATCTCTTCGGTCAAAAGAGAATTGGGCGGAAAATGGGCGGTAGGAGTGGCCGTAGGACAATGTATTATTGCTTGGATAGCAGCATTTTTGGTAAAACTAGTTGGTATGGCTTTTGGCGCAATATAA